A single genomic interval of Trichosurus vulpecula isolate mTriVul1 chromosome 6, mTriVul1.pri, whole genome shotgun sequence harbors:
- the FGFBP1 gene encoding fibroblast growth factor-binding protein 1 — MKVKCIALFSILLLASQLLLVDCEKQKKRKNGRDGEEERKQLGSPDKNERDRKAKGGKNLPRGRFSTQDNVPCTWAVTEKEGVTLRVQCKGQETQFECTYAGNPSSCPQFVGNEKAYWKQIGRALRKQKNLCADPKSVLKSRVCKKGAKEAHLKMVDSTIKRGKKDPQTPASTGRPAALTIQSTGQQLTTQKCVEDIEVINQRKMAEEYCGESWSSLCTFLLTMFQDKKC, encoded by the coding sequence ATGAAGGTGAAGTGCATTGCCCTGTTCTCCATCCTGCTCCTGGCCTCACAGCTGCTCTTGGTAGActgtgaaaaacaaaagaaaagaaaaaatgggagagatggtgaagaagaaaggaaacagctTGGCTCTCCTGACAAGAATGAGAGAGACCGGAAAGCTAAGGGAGGAAAAAACCTCCCTAGGGGCAGGTTTTCCACTCAAGACAATGTCCCCTGTACTTGGGCAGTGACTGAGAAGGAGGGTGTCACCTTGAGGGTTCAATGTAAAGGACAGGAAACCCAATTTGAGTGTACCTATGCGGGTAAtccttcctcctgcccccaaTTTGTAGGCAATGAAAAAGCCTACTGGAAACAAATTGGCCGTGCCCTGCGGAAACAGAAGAACCTTTGTGCAGACCCAAAGAGTGTCCTCAAGTCCCGTGTGTGCAAGAAGGGTGCCAAAGAAGCCCATCTCAAAATGGTGGACTCCACCattaagagggggaaaaaggatcCCCAAACGCCAGCTTCCACTGGCAGGCCAGCTGCTCTGACCATCCAGTCCACTGGTCAGCAATTGACTACTCAGAAGTGTGTGGAGGACATTGAGGTGATCAACCAGAGAAAGATGGCAGAAGAGTATTGTGGGGAGTCTTGGAGCTCTCTATGCACCTTCCTGCTCACTATGTTCCAGGACAAAAAGTGCTAG